One Fibrobacter sp. genomic window carries:
- a CDS encoding ribokinase: protein MKVLNIGSMNLDHVYSVDHIILPGETEATGAVKHYLGGKGMNQSVALAKAGVEVYQGGMIGEDGQPFLDACKEYGVHGEYIAKVDDQTGHTIIQIDKNAQNSILLYGGANQRLTQEYVDGVLSHFDAGDILLLQNEVNMLPYIVEKAFEKGMQIALNPSPFNEKLDAVDMTKISIFLLNEVEGNQVTGKTDPDEILAEMRKRFPKARIVLTLGKDGAVYSDGVEKVFQPIFPVKAVDTTAAGDTFTGYFLAGLAEGMPVAQALRMSARASAIAVSRPGAVPSIPLRKEVEEALANS, encoded by the coding sequence ATGAAAGTTCTAAACATTGGTTCCATGAATCTTGACCACGTCTATAGCGTGGACCACATTATTCTCCCTGGTGAAACGGAAGCTACCGGCGCTGTTAAGCATTATCTTGGCGGCAAGGGCATGAACCAGTCTGTGGCTTTGGCCAAGGCCGGTGTGGAAGTTTATCAGGGCGGTATGATTGGGGAGGATGGCCAGCCCTTCCTGGATGCCTGTAAGGAATACGGCGTTCACGGCGAATACATTGCCAAGGTGGATGACCAGACCGGCCACACCATCATTCAGATTGACAAGAACGCCCAGAATAGCATTCTGCTGTACGGCGGTGCAAACCAGCGCCTGACTCAGGAATATGTGGACGGCGTGCTTAGCCACTTTGACGCAGGCGACATTCTGTTGCTGCAGAACGAAGTGAATATGCTGCCCTACATTGTGGAGAAGGCTTTTGAAAAAGGAATGCAGATTGCCTTGAATCCGTCTCCTTTTAACGAAAAGTTGGATGCGGTGGACATGACCAAGATCAGCATCTTCCTGCTGAACGAGGTAGAAGGCAATCAGGTTACCGGCAAGACGGATCCCGACGAAATCCTGGCAGAAATGCGCAAGCGTTTCCCCAAGGCTCGCATTGTGCTTACCTTGGGCAAGGACGGCGCCGTGTATAGCGATGGGGTCGAAAAGGTGTTCCAGCCCATCTTCCCCGTGAAGGCTGTGGATACCACTGCCGCCGGCGATACCTTTACCGGGTATTTCCTGGCAGGTCTCGCAGAAGGCATGCCCGTTGCTCAGGCTCTCCGCATGAGTGCTCGCGCTTCCGCCATTGCAGTAAGCCGCCCCGGCGCCGTGCCTTCCATCCCCCTCCGCAAGGAAGTGGAAGAAGCCCTGGCCAATAGCTAA